From Seriola aureovittata isolate HTS-2021-v1 ecotype China chromosome 16, ASM2101889v1, whole genome shotgun sequence, one genomic window encodes:
- the trim71 gene encoding E3 ubiquitin-protein ligase TRIM71: MASFPDSDLQTCPLCKELCGSSAPISSSSSTSSSSSHTSSSSSQTTRRLHVLPCLHAFCRQCLEGQRSPGDPLKLRCPTCDQKVSISEAGVDSLPSSNFLFSNLLDVVVSSEEQIQNKNGHHHRGGLGGGSSGFHHPHGGLLHPHHLGEPQCSSCDEENPATSHCLDCQEYLCDNCVRAHQRVRLTKDHFIERLGENLHLGRVNANSNSGQPGVSVSLAQSLQNNFALLSLFQDRMSFCQHHDNEVFLFFCETCSVPICRECSVGRHMGHTFVYLQDAVQDCRAITIQLLADAQQGRQAVQLSMEKVQAMAEQVEIKAKVVQTEVKALVLRHKKALEERECELLWKVEKIRQLKAKSLYLQVEKLHQSLTKLDSTIAAVSQVLDEGRHLDVLLARERMLTQIHELKALRGLLQPQEDDRFMFTPPDQALYIAVQSMGLISSGAFAPVTKAHGEGLKSALRGKPSSFTVIGYDHDGEPRLSGGDAVSAIVMSVGDGNLSAAEVTDHQNGSYTVSYVPKCEGEHLASVLVCNQHIQGSPFKVIVKSGRSYGALGSQVSSFGCEGEGDGQLCRPWGISVDKEGYVVVADRSNNRIQIFKPCGAFHHKFGSLGSRPGQFDRPAGVACDSQRRIIVADKDNHRVQVFTFEGQFLLKFGEKGTKNGQFNYPWDVAVNSEGKILVSDTRNHRVQLFAPDGSFLNKYGFEGALWKHFDSPRGVAFNHEDHLVVTDFNNHRLLVIRPDCQSARFLGSEGTGNGQFLRPQGVAVDQENRIIVADSRNHRVQVFEPNGNFLCKFGTQGSGFGQMDRPSGVAVTPDGVIVVVDFGNNRILKF; encoded by the exons ATGGCTTCATTTCCAGACTCGGACCTGCAGACGTGCCCGCTCTGCAAGGAGCTGTGCGGCTCCTCTGCTCCCATCTCCTCCAGCTCGTCtacctcctcatcttcctcgcACACCTCGTCCTCCTCCAGCCAGACCACCAGGAGACTCCACGTCCTGCCCTGCCTCCATGCCTTCTGCAGGCAGTGCCTAGAGGGCCAGCGCAGTCCCGGAGACCCGCTGAAGCTGCGATGCCCCACCTGCGACCAGAAGGTGTCCATTTCTGAGGCCGGAGTGGACTCCCTGCCTTCCTCCAACTTCCTCTTCAGCAACCTGCTGGACGTGGTGGTGAGTTCTGAGGAGCAGATCCAGAATAAGAACGGCCATCATCACCGGGGAGGCTTAGGTGGAGGGTCCTCCGGCTTCCATCACCCACATGGAGGTCTGTTGCATCCGCACCACCTGGGAGAGCCTCAGTGCAGCTCCTGTGATGAGGAGAACCCAGCTACCTCCCACTGCCTTGACTGCCAGGAATATCTGTGTGACAACTGTGTGCGGGCACACCAGCGGGTGCGGCTGACCAAGGACCACTTCATTGAACGCCTGGGAGAGAACCTCCACCTGGGCCGGGTCAACGCCAACAGCAACTCGGGCCAGCCGGGGGTGTCGGTGTCCCTCGCCCAGTCCCTGCAGAACAACTTCGCCCTGCTGTCCCTGTTCCAGGATCGCATGAGCTTCTGCCAACACCATGACAATGAG GTGTTTCTGTTCTTCTGTGAAACCTGCTCGGTACCTATCTGCAGGGAGTGCAGCGTGGGCCGTCATATGGGCCACACCTTCGTTTACCTGCAAGACGCCGTGCAGGACTGCAGAGCCATCACCATCCAGCTGTTGGCAGATGCGCAGCAGGGACGACAGGCCGTGCAG CTAAGCATGGAGAAGGTCCAGGCCATGGCAGAGCAAGTGGAGATCAAGGCTAAGGTGGTGCAGACTGAAGTGAAGGCCCTTGTTCTGAGACACAAGAAAGCgctggaggagagggagtgTGAACTACTGTGGAAG GTGGAGAAGATCCGCCAGTTGAAGGCCAAGTCTCTGTACCTGCAAGTGGAGAAGCTGCACCAGAGTCTGACCAAGTTGGACAGCACCATTGCTGCCGTCAGCCAGGTGCTGGATGAGGGCCGCCACCTGGACGTGCTGCTGGCCAGGGAGCGAATGCTCACCCAGATCCATGAACTGAAGGCCCTCAGAGGCCTGCTTCAGCCGCAAGAGGACGACCGCTTCATGTTTACTCCTCCAGACCAG GCTCTGTACATAGCCGTCCAGTCCATGGGTCTGATCAGTAGTGGAGCCTTTGCCCCAGTCACCAAAGCCCACGGTGAGGGTCTGAAAAGTGCACTTCGTGGCAAGCCCTCCTCCTTTACTGTGATTGGATATGACCACGATGGCGAGCCACGTCTTTCCGGCGGGGACGCGGTGTCTGCAATTGTCATGTCAGTCGGCGATGGTAACCTGTCTGCAGCAGAGGTGACAGACCACCAGAATGGCTCGTACACCGTCAGCTACGTGCCCAAATGCGAGGGGGAACACCTTGCGTCGGTGCTGGTGTGTAACCAGCACATCCAGGGCAGCCCCTTCAAGGTGATCGTGAAGTCAGGGCGGAGCTACGGGGCTTTGGGATCTCAAGTCTCATCCTTCGGGTGCGAGGGGGAGGGAGATGGTCAGCTCTGTCGTCCCTGGGGCATCAGTGTGGACAAGGAGGGATACGTGGTGGTGGCTGATCGCAGCAACAACCGCATACAG ATATTCAAGCCTTGTGGTGCCTTCCACCATAAGTTTGGCTCTCTGGGTTCTCGGCCTGGTCAATTTGATCGTCCAGCTGGGGTTGCATGTGACAGTCAGAGACGAATCATTGTGGCTGATAAGGACAATCACCGTGTGCAG GTGTTTACTTTTGAGGGCCAGTTCCTGCTGAAGTTTGGGGAAAAGGGTACCAAGAATGGTCAGTTCAACTATCCCTGGGATGTGGCTGTCAACTCTGAGGGTAAGATCCTGGTCTCAGACACCAGGAACCACCGCGTGCAGCTCTTCGCCCCTGATGGCTCTTTCCTCAACAAGTACGGCTTTGAAGGGGCCCTGTGGAAACACTTTGACTCTCCCAGAGGAGTGGCCTTCAACCACGAAGACCACCTGGTGGTGACCGACTTCAACAACCACCGGCTCCTGGTCATCCGACCGGACTGCCAGTCAGCGCGCTTTCTGGGCTCTGAAGGCACCGGGAACGGGCAGTTTCTGCGGCCCCAGGGCGTCGCCGTGGACCAGGAGAACCGCATCATCGTGGCTGACTCCCGCAACCACCGAGTTCAAGTGTTTGAGCCCAATGGAAACTTCTTATGCAAATTTGGCACACAGGGGAGTGGCTTTGGACAGATGGATCGCCCCTCCGGTGTGGCTGTGACGCCTGACGGAGTCATTGTGGTCGTTGACTTTGGAAATAATCGCATCCtcaaattctaa